In Achromobacter pestifer, the DNA window GAGCGCCAGCGCACCAGGGCTTCGACCCCGTCGACCTCGCCGTTGCGCCCCGCCAGCTTGGGCTGGTAGTACAGCATCAGATGGTCTTCGGCCAGGGCCTTGCGCAGATTGGTGTCCAGCCACACGTAGTCCGCGTTGCGGCGGTCCATCTCGGGCTGGAACACGCGGTAGGTATGGCGCCCCGCTTCCTTGGCCACATACATGGCGATGTCGGCGCTGCGCACCACGCTGTCCAGGTCGGCGCCATGCTCGGGATACATGGCGATGCCGATGGAGCAGCTGGTGTAGACCTCGATCAGCCCTTGGCGGAACGGCTCGCGCAGGCGCTCGATGATGCGCTGCGCGGTGGCCTCCAGCTCCCATGTCTGGGCGGCTTCGTGCAGCACGATGAATTCGTCGCCGCCCAGCCGCGCCAAGGTCTGGCCTTCGGACAAGCACGAAGAAATCGCCACCGCCACCGACTTCAACAGGCGGTCGCCGAAACCGTGTCCGTAGTGGTCGTTGATGCGCTTGAAATTGTCCAGGTCCAGGAACAGCACGCCGCCCCGCCCATCCTGGCCCGCCGCCAGCGCCGCCTTCAGCCGCGTGGTGATCGAGTGGCGGTTGGGCAGGTTGGTCAGCATGTCGGTATTGGCCAACACCCGCAGGCGCTCCTGCGCCTGGCGTTCCTCGGTGATGTCGGTGCCCGAGCAGATCAGGTAGACGCGTTTTTCGCCGCTGCCGCTGGTGACGAACTTGTTGCGGAACAGGAAGAGGCGCGGCCCCTTGACCGTATTGATGAGGCGCTCGGCCTCGTAGGACTGCCCGCGCTTGTAGAACTCGGCGATATTGCGGCGTGAAGCGATCGCCTCTTCGCGCGTCATGAACATCTCGAACACGCTGCGGCCGATGATGTCCTGCTCGCGTTTGCCGGTGTATTCCTCGCTGAGCTTGTTGAAGCGCTGCACCCGGCCGTTCTGGTCGACGATGACGATGACCGAATTGGCCTCGGACACCACGGTCTCGGCGAAGGACAGGCCTTCGACCAGATCCTTGGCCACGGATTCGGTATCGGAATGCGCGGAAGCCGTGCCCGCCCATTCGTTGGGATTGATCTTGCGGCCCACCAGATGGAGCCGCAGCATGTCGCCGTACAGCGAGATGTCGATGCGCACGCTGGACGTGATGCCCGTCAGGCTGCGTATCGTCTCGGCTTGTTCCGGGCGCAACGCCGTCGCGATATTGGCCGCGCCCTTGACTGCTGCAAGTTCGAACGCGTCGCTATCGACGGAGAGACGCCAATACGGACTTTGTGTTCCGAAATGCGTGTACAGAATCGACTTTTCGTCCTGGTCGTCTGTCATTGTTATCCCCCTTCTGCCGCCCTGGGAAGGCCCGCAAAATACATTACGGCCTAGTCTATTCGGGGTCAACCACTGTATACAATCTCGCGCAGACTTTATTGCGGTTTATTGCGTCCCCTTTGGTGGTTCATAGCGCAAAACTTTGCATCCGCCATTTTTTCAGTGCGTCTTCCCCAGTTTGCGCGCAAGCCTTGTTGCGTCTTTCGCGACGGCGCGCGCAAACAAAATCGCCGGAAGTTCCGGGTGGAACTTCCGGCGTGTGACGTATAGCCACAACTTTAGGGGTATTAATCTCCCTTTACGCCCGCCTCGTCGATGACCTTGGTCCAACGGGCCAGTTCGGCCGACACGCGGACGCTGGCGTCGGCCGGCGTGGTCCAGGTGGCGATGGCGCCCTGGTTCAGCAGCGACGCCTTGACCTCGGGCTTGGCCAGGATCTTCTTCAACTCGCCGTTCAGGCGCTCGATCACCGGCGCGGGGGTGTTGGCCGGCGCCACGATGCCGAACATCGAGCTGACCTCGAAATCCTTCAGGCCCGCTTCGGCCGCGGTCGGCACATCCGGCAGCGCGTCCACGCGCGCAGCCGACGTCACCGCCAGCGCGCGCAGCTTGCCGGCCTTGACGTTGCCCTGCGCCGCCGGCACGGTTTCGATCATGCTGAGCACCTGCCCGCCCATCAGGTCGGTCATGGCCGGACCGCTGCCCTTGTAGGGCACATGCAGCACCTCCACGCCGGCGGTGCGCTTGAACATTTCGGCGGCCAGATGCTGCGGCGAACCGTTGCCGGCCGATCCCATGGTGATGTAGCCGGGCTTGGACTTGGCCAGCGCGATGAACTCGGCCAGCGTCTTCGCCTGGACCGACGGATTCACCACGAACACCAGCGGCACCGTGCCCACGATGGACACCGGCGCGAAACTCTTTTCCACGTCATAGGTGACGCGGCCGCGGTACAGGGCGGCGTTGATGGAATGGCTGGTCAGCGCGCCCATCAGCAGCGTGTAGCCGTCGGGCTGCGCCTTGGCGACCTGGTCGGCGCCGATGTTGCCGGCGGCGCCCGCGCGGTTCTCCACGATCACCGACTGGCCCAGCGCGCCGGTCAGCTCCTGCGCCAGCACGCGGCCGATCACGTCGGTCGCGCCCCCGGGCGGGTACGGCACGATCATGCGGATGGGCTTGTCGGGGTAGGCGTCGGCGGCCAGGGCGGGAGCGGATGCGCCGGCGCACAAGGCCAGCAGGGAAAGCAACACGGCGCGGCGCGGCCGCAGACGCAGGTCTGACATGTAGGTCTCCTGCCGGGATGGGTATAGGAATGAAAGGGACGCCCGGCTCGCCAATCGCGCCAGTGTAGGTTCGGCATCTTGATTGAAGAATCAGAATTTTTCTATCGACTGATCTATTGATTAGATCAATTAAGTGGTGTCGATAAATCGCTTGCGACGGTTTTCAAAGGCTGGCTATGATGCTGCCATCAGATTATCAATAATATTATCGAGATCAAAAATGAAGGACGAAACCAAGAACGGGGCGCCTGCTCCGGGCCCTTTCGGCAGTGAAGGCGCGTCCGCGCGCGGCGTGGCACGCGGCCTCACCAACTACGGC includes these proteins:
- a CDS encoding Bug family tripartite tricarboxylate transporter substrate binding protein, translated to MSDLRLRPRRAVLLSLLALCAGASAPALAADAYPDKPIRMIVPYPPGGATDVIGRVLAQELTGALGQSVIVENRAGAAGNIGADQVAKAQPDGYTLLMGALTSHSINAALYRGRVTYDVEKSFAPVSIVGTVPLVFVVNPSVQAKTLAEFIALAKSKPGYITMGSAGNGSPQHLAAEMFKRTAGVEVLHVPYKGSGPAMTDLMGGQVLSMIETVPAAQGNVKAGKLRALAVTSAARVDALPDVPTAAEAGLKDFEVSSMFGIVAPANTPAPVIERLNGELKKILAKPEVKASLLNQGAIATWTTPADASVRVSAELARWTKVIDEAGVKGD
- the pdeR gene encoding cyclic di-GMP phosphodiesterase: MTDDQDEKSILYTHFGTQSPYWRLSVDSDAFELAAVKGAANIATALRPEQAETIRSLTGITSSVRIDISLYGDMLRLHLVGRKINPNEWAGTASAHSDTESVAKDLVEGLSFAETVVSEANSVIVIVDQNGRVQRFNKLSEEYTGKREQDIIGRSVFEMFMTREEAIASRRNIAEFYKRGQSYEAERLINTVKGPRLFLFRNKFVTSGSGEKRVYLICSGTDITEERQAQERLRVLANTDMLTNLPNRHSITTRLKAALAAGQDGRGGVLFLDLDNFKRINDHYGHGFGDRLLKSVAVAISSCLSEGQTLARLGGDEFIVLHEAAQTWELEATAQRIIERLREPFRQGLIEVYTSCSIGIAMYPEHGADLDSVVRSADIAMYVAKEAGRHTYRVFQPEMDRRNADYVWLDTNLRKALAEDHLMLYYQPKLAGRNGEVDGVEALVRWRSPERGMVCPSAFIPYAEESGLISPLGVWVMREAARQAAAWKRDGLNIRIAINVSARQLNDKGVVSDFMRAIGDASLDPCLLDIELTESCLIDDEGAAIELIKQFRQLGARVHLDDFGTGYSSLSQLARIPLDAIKLDASFVRGVNENAVSQALARAIVAVARTLELKVIAEGVETTEEAVFVDSLGVDAKQGYLYAKPMPAAELTAWLAQRRRLHLIA